The following proteins are encoded in a genomic region of Caldilineales bacterium:
- the lysX gene encoding lysine biosynthesis protein LysX — protein MTSIALVVSRIRVEEKLLLAALEAAGAEVHLVNDDALVFPIGNAHPPTSPFTADVVLERSVSTARGLYALRLAEMAGVPAVNRYATASTCADKLLTTAALAEANIPQPRARIAFTPESALTAIEALGYPVVLKPVVGSWGRLLARINDRDAAEAVLEHKETLGSYQHSIFYIQEFIAKPGRDIRAFVVGDETICAIYRQSPHWITNTARGGQASNCPVTPEINRLCQAAARAVGGGVVAIDLLEDPDRGLLVNEVNHTMEFRNSIATTGVDIPARVVDYVLKQARSR, from the coding sequence ATGACATCCATCGCTCTCGTCGTTTCCCGCATCCGCGTCGAAGAAAAACTGCTGCTGGCCGCGCTCGAAGCTGCCGGAGCCGAGGTGCATCTCGTGAACGACGACGCCCTTGTCTTCCCCATCGGCAATGCGCACCCACCCACCAGCCCGTTCACGGCCGACGTGGTGCTGGAGCGGTCGGTCAGCACCGCCCGCGGGTTGTACGCCCTGCGCCTGGCCGAGATGGCGGGCGTCCCGGCCGTCAACCGCTACGCCACCGCCTCGACCTGCGCCGATAAGCTCCTGACCACCGCAGCTCTGGCTGAAGCCAACATCCCGCAGCCGCGCGCTCGTATCGCTTTCACGCCCGAATCGGCGCTGACAGCCATCGAGGCGTTGGGCTATCCGGTCGTGCTCAAGCCGGTGGTGGGGTCGTGGGGCAGGCTGTTGGCGCGCATCAACGACCGCGACGCCGCCGAAGCCGTGCTCGAACACAAAGAGACGCTCGGATCGTACCAGCACAGCATCTTCTACATCCAGGAGTTCATCGCCAAGCCGGGGCGCGACATCCGCGCCTTCGTCGTCGGCGATGAGACCATCTGCGCCATCTATCGCCAGTCGCCGCACTGGATCACTAACACGGCCCGCGGCGGTCAGGCCAGCAACTGCCCGGTCACGCCCGAAATCAACCGGCTGTGCCAGGCGGCGGCGCGGGCGGTGGGCGGCGGTGTGGTCGCCATCGACCTGCTGGAAGACCCCGACCGCGGCTTGCTGGTCAACGAAGTCAACCACACCATGGAATTCCGCAACAGCATCGCCACCACCGGCGTGGACATCCCGGCGCGGGTGGTGGACTATGTACTAAAACAGGCTAGAAGTAGGTAG
- the lysW gene encoding lysine biosynthesis protein LysW, translating into MTLQTTCPECEADLTLNNPIVGEIVPCSECGAELEVVSLDPPQLELAPEVEEDWGE; encoded by the coding sequence ATGACCCTCCAAACCACCTGCCCCGAATGCGAAGCTGACCTCACCCTGAATAATCCTATCGTTGGCGAAATCGTGCCGTGTAGCGAATGCGGCGCTGAACTCGAAGTCGTCTCCCTCGATCCGCCCCAGCTCGAACTGGCGCCCGAAGTGGAGGAGGATTGGGGGGAGTAA